Proteins from a genomic interval of Streptomyces sp. NBC_00820:
- the secG gene encoding preprotein translocase subunit SecG, which produces MVLGFSIALIVFSLLLMLLVLMHKGKGGGLSDMFGGGMQSSVGGSSVAERNLDRITIVIGLLWFASIIVLSVLMKSSS; this is translated from the coding sequence GTGGTTTTGGGGTTCTCGATCGCCCTGATCGTCTTCAGCCTGCTGCTGATGCTGCTGGTGCTGATGCACAAGGGGAAGGGCGGCGGCCTCTCCGACATGTTCGGTGGCGGCATGCAGTCGTCCGTCGGAGGCTCCTCGGTCGCCGAGCGCAACCTCGACCGCATCACCATCGTGATCGGCCTGCTGTGGTTCGCCTCCATCATCGTCCTGAGCGTTCTGATGAAGTCGAGCAGCTGA
- the tpiA gene encoding triose-phosphate isomerase: MAGNWKMNLNHLEAIAHVQKLAFALADKDYEAVEVAVLPPFTDLRSVQTLVDGDKLKIRYGAQDISRHDSGAYTGEISGPMLAKLKCTYVVIGHSERRQYHHETDDVVNAKVKAAFKHGLTPILCVGEELDVREAGNHVTHTLAQLEGGLKDVPAEQAETVVVAYEPVWAIGTGKVCGTEDAQEVCAAIRAKIAELYSQDVADKVRIQYGGSVKAGNVAEIMAQPDIDGALVGGASLDTDEFVKIVRFRDQ, from the coding sequence ATGGCGGGCAACTGGAAGATGAACCTCAACCACCTCGAGGCCATCGCGCACGTCCAGAAGCTCGCCTTCGCGCTGGCCGACAAGGACTACGAGGCCGTCGAGGTCGCCGTCCTGCCGCCCTTCACCGACCTGCGCTCCGTGCAGACCCTGGTCGACGGCGACAAGCTCAAGATCAGGTACGGCGCCCAGGACATCTCCCGGCACGACTCGGGCGCCTACACCGGCGAGATCTCCGGTCCGATGCTGGCCAAGCTGAAGTGCACCTACGTGGTGATCGGCCACTCCGAGCGCCGGCAGTACCACCACGAGACCGACGACGTGGTGAACGCCAAGGTCAAGGCCGCCTTCAAGCACGGCCTGACCCCGATCCTGTGCGTCGGCGAGGAGCTGGACGTCCGCGAGGCGGGCAACCACGTCACCCACACCCTCGCCCAGCTCGAGGGCGGCCTGAAGGACGTCCCGGCCGAGCAGGCCGAGACCGTCGTGGTCGCCTACGAGCCGGTCTGGGCCATCGGTACCGGCAAGGTCTGCGGCACCGAGGACGCCCAGGAGGTCTGCGCCGCGATCCGCGCCAAGATCGCCGAGCTGTACTCGCAGGACGTGGCCGACAAGGTCCGCATCCAGTACGGCGGCTCCGTGAAGGCCGGCAACGTCGCCGAGATCATGGCGCAGCCCGACATCGACGGCGCCCTGGTGGGCGGTGCCTCGCTGGACACCGACGAGTTCGTCAAGATCGTGCGCTTCCGCGATCAGTAG
- a CDS encoding PadR family transcriptional regulator has translation MRLPLLALLARGPAHGYELKQDLEQLLGSAYPQPNVGQIYVTLGRLEKSGLIEGEDVEQAGRPNKKVYHLTDAGREALHAWFEETEDEPRVRDEFFMKLAVAPQTGLADQIALINRQRRQYLNTMRDLSRLAAAENRDNRVAHLLIEGAMLHLQADLDWLERCQEELEGLSE, from the coding sequence GTGCGCCTGCCCCTCCTGGCACTCCTCGCACGCGGTCCCGCCCACGGCTACGAGCTGAAGCAGGACCTTGAGCAACTGCTGGGCTCCGCGTACCCTCAGCCGAACGTCGGCCAGATCTACGTGACCCTCGGCCGCCTCGAGAAGTCGGGGCTGATCGAGGGTGAGGACGTCGAGCAGGCCGGCCGGCCCAACAAGAAGGTCTACCACCTCACCGACGCCGGGCGGGAGGCGCTGCACGCCTGGTTCGAGGAGACCGAGGACGAGCCGCGGGTACGGGACGAGTTCTTCATGAAGCTCGCCGTCGCCCCGCAGACCGGTCTCGCGGACCAGATCGCCCTCATCAACAGACAGCGGCGCCAGTACCTCAACACCATGCGCGACCTGTCGAGGCTGGCCGCGGCCGAGAACCGGGACAACCGAGTCGCGCACCTGCTCATCGAGGGCGCGATGCTGCACCTCCAGGCCGACCTCGACTGGCTGGAGCGCTGCCAGGAGGAGCTGGAGGGCTTGAGTGAGTGA
- a CDS encoding ABC transporter substrate-binding protein: MRWVRAAGRGLLVLAVILTGCVASGARADEGGGDARGPLTLATAGDLTGYLGPLLQGWNRTHPAEKVTLVELPDSADETHAQMTTDLRGGDRGRFDVLNIDVNWTSEFAAAGWIRPLPPGRFPLKSFLPPVVDTATYDGRLYAVPYVTNAGLLLYRKDVLAKEGVRPPRTWAELEHDAKTVAPKYGLGGYAGQFLPYEGLTVNVAEAVYSAGGSILGDEGTRVTVDSDAAREGIGFLARGLREGWIPKEAMTYKEEESKRAFQDGRLLFLRNWPYAYAVASAPGSPVAGRIGAVPLPGPHGPGRSVLGGSDLAVNTHARHPGSAARLIAYLTSERVQREVLTRGALPPVRAALYEDPALVRRFPYLPTLRTAVLTAAPRPKSPHYDQVSLVVQAVVQDALTGRETPGAAVRRLARELDAVARR; this comes from the coding sequence ATGCGGTGGGTGCGCGCCGCCGGCAGGGGACTCCTCGTACTGGCCGTGATCCTGACCGGCTGTGTCGCCTCCGGCGCCCGGGCCGACGAGGGCGGCGGTGACGCGCGAGGCCCGCTCACCCTGGCCACCGCCGGCGATCTGACCGGCTACCTCGGCCCGTTGCTCCAGGGCTGGAACCGTACCCACCCCGCCGAGAAGGTCACCCTCGTCGAGCTGCCGGACTCCGCCGACGAGACCCACGCGCAGATGACCACCGACCTGCGCGGCGGCGACCGGGGCCGGTTCGACGTGCTCAACATCGACGTCAACTGGACCTCGGAGTTCGCGGCGGCCGGCTGGATCCGCCCGCTGCCCCCGGGCCGCTTCCCGCTGAAGAGCTTCCTGCCCCCGGTCGTGGACACGGCCACCTACGACGGGCGGCTGTACGCCGTCCCGTACGTCACCAACGCCGGACTGCTGCTGTACCGCAAGGACGTCCTCGCCAAGGAGGGCGTACGGCCGCCGCGCACCTGGGCCGAGCTGGAACACGACGCGAAGACCGTCGCGCCGAAGTACGGCCTCGGCGGCTACGCGGGCCAGTTCCTGCCCTACGAGGGCCTGACCGTCAACGTGGCCGAGGCCGTGTACTCGGCGGGCGGCTCGATCCTCGGCGACGAGGGCACCCGCGTCACCGTCGACTCCGACGCCGCCCGCGAGGGCATCGGCTTCCTCGCCCGGGGCCTGCGCGAGGGCTGGATCCCGAAGGAGGCGATGACGTACAAGGAGGAGGAGTCCAAGCGGGCCTTCCAGGACGGCCGGCTGCTCTTCCTGCGCAACTGGCCCTACGCCTACGCCGTCGCCTCGGCCCCCGGCTCCCCGGTCGCCGGCCGGATCGGCGCCGTACCGCTGCCGGGACCGCACGGGCCGGGCAGAAGCGTGCTGGGCGGCTCCGACCTGGCCGTCAACACACACGCCCGGCACCCCGGTTCGGCCGCGCGCCTGATCGCGTACCTCACGAGCGAGCGTGTCCAGCGCGAGGTGCTCACCCGGGGCGCGCTGCCGCCCGTACGCGCCGCGCTCTACGAAGACCCCGCGCTGGTACGGCGGTTCCCCTACCTGCCGACCCTGCGCACCGCCGTCCTCACCGCCGCCCCGCGCCCCAAGAGCCCGCACTACGACCAGGTCAGCCTGGTGGTGCAGGCGGTCGTGCAGGACGCGCTGACCGGGCGCGAGACGCCCGGGGCGGCGGTACGGCGACTGGCCCGGGAGCTCGACGCCGTCGCCCGACGGTAG
- a CDS encoding ABC transporter permease: MRATLRWAHSDLRTHRGEALFLTLATAGIVASLLLAAALFGYATNPWQRTFTQARGAHVWIHTVPSADARELARLDGVLSVAGPYRTEAVTVAARGARASVELRVTPRLPSVGRPLLTAGHWLDPADPDGVVLESGLARALLAEPGDTLTLPGTARRLTVEGVADSAEPPYSPGEQPGLIWAPPSAVRAAGGQVTGLRLRNPADTDYAVQRAVTVLGAGTVGEVSTWEQARAEAQGDNRLLGQVLGLFGLGALAAAGLAVHGAIGTRIRGHLRDISVLKAIGFTPAQVVRIFLLQHLAYAVLGALAAASLIEGLGGRIPGRLGDAVGVWQGLPGHTMTVGAVSAGTVLFIGLTTGLAAWRAGRVPPVPVPRPSAPAGGGLTGVARRALGLRLPAALVLGCHKTFAGRGRSLAALARLTLPLLLIVVALSAWTTIDRFHSDPARVGLPAALTVRSDGALSDGGVRALLARDPRIAEAYPGVEVAALVPGQTGTIALRGLGTRTRPYPYALAEGRAPHGPDEAVAGQGLLDLLHARVGDWVRMTVGERPQILHIVGRGIEPQNAGRVVTASLDTLRANDPRLTPAFYQLRLRPGADPRGVSSRLAEAGAGHLDVHPVTNPADGLSPLRAVVAGLVAVLALIGLVELLGAIGGTVREGERDVLALRAIGMSPRQITAITVTATSCTALGAAVVATALGLPLAHRLIDAEGDSSGIGAGIARSPSPGLLFLTGAGAVLGAAALSALPAARAARRRLADTLSAVA; this comes from the coding sequence GTGCGTGCCACCCTGCGCTGGGCCCACTCCGATCTGCGCACGCACCGGGGCGAGGCACTGTTCCTCACGCTCGCCACCGCCGGCATCGTCGCCTCCCTGCTGCTGGCCGCCGCCCTCTTCGGCTACGCCACCAACCCCTGGCAGCGCACCTTCACGCAGGCCCGCGGCGCCCACGTGTGGATCCACACCGTGCCCTCCGCCGACGCCCGCGAGCTGGCCCGGCTGGACGGGGTCCTGTCGGTCGCCGGCCCCTACCGGACCGAGGCCGTCACGGTCGCCGCCCGCGGCGCCCGCGCCTCGGTGGAGCTGCGCGTCACCCCGCGCCTGCCCTCCGTAGGCCGTCCGCTGCTCACCGCGGGCCACTGGCTGGATCCGGCCGACCCGGACGGCGTGGTCCTGGAGAGCGGCCTCGCCCGGGCCCTGCTGGCCGAGCCCGGCGACACCCTCACGCTGCCGGGGACGGCCCGCAGGCTCACCGTCGAGGGCGTCGCCGACAGCGCCGAACCCCCGTACAGCCCGGGCGAGCAGCCGGGGCTGATCTGGGCACCGCCGTCCGCCGTGCGCGCCGCCGGGGGCCAGGTGACCGGGCTGCGCCTGCGGAATCCGGCCGACACGGACTACGCGGTGCAGCGCGCGGTGACCGTGCTGGGGGCGGGCACGGTCGGCGAGGTCTCCACCTGGGAGCAGGCGCGGGCCGAGGCGCAGGGCGACAACCGGCTGCTGGGCCAGGTGCTCGGCCTGTTCGGGCTCGGCGCGCTGGCGGCCGCGGGACTCGCCGTGCACGGGGCGATCGGCACCCGGATCCGCGGTCATCTGCGGGACATCTCGGTGCTGAAGGCGATCGGTTTCACGCCCGCCCAGGTGGTGCGGATCTTCCTGCTCCAGCATCTCGCCTACGCTGTGCTGGGCGCGCTGGCCGCCGCCTCGCTCATCGAGGGGCTCGGCGGCCGGATACCAGGGCGGCTCGGCGACGCGGTGGGCGTGTGGCAGGGGCTGCCCGGACACACCATGACCGTGGGCGCGGTCTCCGCGGGCACGGTGCTGTTCATCGGCCTGACGACGGGGCTGGCGGCCTGGCGCGCCGGCCGGGTGCCACCGGTTCCGGTGCCGCGCCCGTCGGCTCCGGCGGGCGGAGGTCTGACCGGCGTGGCCCGGCGGGCGCTGGGGCTGCGGCTGCCGGCCGCGCTGGTCCTGGGCTGCCACAAGACGTTCGCGGGGCGCGGCCGTTCGCTGGCCGCGCTCGCCCGGCTGACGCTTCCGCTGCTGCTGATCGTGGTGGCGCTCAGCGCGTGGACCACCATCGACCGCTTCCACAGCGATCCCGCCCGGGTGGGACTGCCGGCGGCGCTCACGGTCCGCTCGGACGGCGCTCTGAGCGACGGCGGGGTACGGGCCCTGCTGGCGCGGGACCCCCGGATCGCCGAGGCCTATCCGGGCGTCGAGGTGGCCGCGCTGGTGCCCGGCCAGACCGGGACGATCGCCCTGCGCGGCCTGGGCACGCGCACCCGGCCCTACCCCTACGCCCTCGCCGAGGGCCGCGCCCCGCACGGACCGGACGAGGCGGTGGCCGGTCAGGGGCTGCTGGACCTGCTGCACGCGCGGGTCGGCGACTGGGTGCGGATGACGGTCGGCGAACGGCCGCAGATCCTGCACATCGTCGGCCGCGGCATCGAGCCGCAGAACGCCGGCCGGGTGGTGACCGCCTCCCTGGACACCCTGCGCGCCAACGACCCCCGGCTGACCCCGGCCTTCTACCAGCTCCGTCTCCGTCCGGGCGCCGACCCCCGCGGCGTGTCCTCGCGTCTCGCCGAGGCCGGCGCCGGACACCTGGACGTGCACCCCGTGACGAACCCGGCGGACGGCCTGTCCCCGCTGCGCGCGGTGGTGGCCGGGCTGGTCGCCGTGCTGGCCCTCATCGGGCTGGTCGAGCTGCTCGGCGCCATCGGCGGGACCGTCCGCGAGGGCGAGCGGGACGTGCTCGCCCTGCGGGCGATCGGCATGTCCCCGCGCCAGATCACCGCGATCACCGTCACGGCGACGAGCTGTACGGCCCTGGGGGCGGCCGTCGTCGCCACGGCGCTGGGGCTGCCGCTGGCGCACCGGCTGATCGACGCCGAGGGCGACTCCAGCGGCATCGGCGCCGGCATCGCCCGGTCGCCCTCTCCCGGCCTGCTGTTCCTGACGGGCGCGGGCGCCGTGCTGGGGGCGGCGGCGCTGTCCGCGCTGCCGGCGGCGAGGGCGGCACGCCGCCGGCTGGCGGACACGCTGAGCGCGGTGGCGTGA
- a CDS encoding DsbA family protein, whose translation MRSKGFAAAVAVAVLGLSAVGCGTRYHPTGHGSGEAELTPAYAGLGDVPERLSADGTTITVGDPDAAITVHLYEDPRCPVCEEFETEGGAPVLRDTALHRITKTEYTLASFLDGRLGGKGSEKAVNALRAALEAGRFAEYHDVLFAHQPPESTDGFTDARLLELAGKVEGLRGPAFDSAVRSMKYRSFVTASQKVYERAGGAGSPQGPGTPTAEIDGKRIPARNNAVLFSGERFAGLLALIGEHPDEWRDVTL comes from the coding sequence ATGAGAAGCAAGGGGTTCGCCGCGGCGGTCGCGGTGGCTGTGCTGGGGCTGTCGGCGGTGGGCTGCGGCACCCGGTACCACCCGACGGGGCACGGGAGCGGGGAAGCGGAGCTCACGCCGGCGTATGCGGGGCTCGGGGACGTGCCGGAGCGGCTGTCGGCGGACGGGACGACGATCACCGTCGGCGACCCCGACGCGGCGATCACCGTGCACCTGTACGAGGACCCGCGCTGCCCGGTGTGCGAGGAGTTCGAGACCGAGGGCGGCGCGCCGGTGCTGCGTGACACGGCCCTCCACCGGATCACGAAGACGGAGTACACCCTCGCCTCCTTCCTGGACGGCCGGCTCGGCGGCAAGGGCTCGGAGAAGGCGGTCAACGCCCTGCGGGCCGCGTTGGAGGCGGGCAGGTTCGCCGAGTACCACGACGTGCTCTTCGCCCACCAGCCTCCCGAGAGCACCGACGGATTCACCGACGCCCGCCTGCTCGAGCTGGCGGGGAAGGTGGAGGGGCTGCGCGGTCCGGCCTTCGACTCGGCGGTCAGGAGCATGAAGTACCGCTCGTTCGTGACCGCCTCCCAGAAGGTGTACGAGCGTGCCGGCGGGGCCGGGAGCCCGCAGGGGCCGGGCACCCCCACCGCCGAGATAGACGGCAAACGGATTCCGGCACGGAACAACGCCGTGCTCTTCTCCGGTGAACGCTTCGCCGGTCTGCTGGCGCTGATCGGGGAACACCCCGACGAATGGCGTGACGTCACCCTCTGA
- a CDS encoding RNA polymerase-binding protein RbpA has protein sequence MASGNAIRGSRVGAGPMGEAERGESAPRLRISFWCSNGHETQPSFASDAQVPDTWDCPRCGFPAGQDRDNPPDPPRTEPYKTHLAYVRERRSDADGEAILAEALAKLRGEI, from the coding sequence GTGGCAAGTGGCAACGCGATCCGGGGAAGCCGGGTCGGGGCGGGGCCGATGGGCGAGGCCGAGCGCGGCGAGTCCGCACCCCGGCTGCGCATCTCCTTCTGGTGCTCCAACGGGCACGAGACCCAGCCCAGTTTCGCCAGCGACGCGCAGGTCCCCGACACCTGGGACTGCCCGCGCTGCGGCTTTCCCGCCGGACAGGACCGGGACAACCCGCCGGACCCGCCGCGCACCGAGCCCTACAAGACGCACCTCGCGTATGTACGGGAGCGGCGCAGCGACGCGGACGGCGAGGCCATCCTCGCCGAGGCGCTCGCCAAACTGCGGGGCGAGATCTAG
- a CDS encoding ABC transporter ATP-binding protein, translating to MSDGGPPVLRAEGLVKTHHGEGAPARAVRGVDLSVARGEFVAITGPSGAGKSTLLHLLGGLLRPDEGSIWLDGRRTDSFGEARWAVERRKAIGIVFQFFNLVSNLSVADNVELPALLAGVPPKRARAEREDLLAELGLQGKERSMPGELSGGEQQRVALARALVNHPPLLLADEPAGSLDSKGTREVMRLLSRFHGRGQSIVLVTHDARLASAADRVISFFDGRIADDAALAGTTSRRPGISGVLELKD from the coding sequence GTGAGTGACGGCGGGCCTCCCGTGCTGCGGGCCGAGGGGCTGGTGAAGACCCATCACGGCGAGGGCGCGCCCGCGCGTGCCGTGCGCGGGGTCGATCTGAGCGTGGCACGGGGCGAGTTCGTGGCGATCACCGGCCCGTCCGGGGCCGGGAAGTCGACGCTGCTGCACCTGCTCGGCGGGCTCTTGCGGCCCGACGAGGGCAGCATCTGGCTCGACGGCCGCCGCACCGACTCCTTCGGCGAGGCGCGCTGGGCGGTGGAGCGCCGCAAGGCCATCGGGATCGTCTTCCAGTTCTTCAACCTGGTGTCGAACCTGTCGGTCGCGGACAACGTCGAGCTGCCCGCTCTGCTGGCCGGCGTCCCGCCGAAGCGTGCCCGGGCCGAACGCGAGGACCTCCTCGCGGAACTGGGCCTCCAGGGCAAGGAGCGCAGCATGCCGGGCGAGCTGTCCGGCGGCGAGCAGCAGCGGGTCGCCCTGGCCCGCGCGCTGGTCAACCATCCGCCGCTGCTGCTCGCCGACGAGCCCGCCGGCAGCCTGGACAGCAAGGGGACCCGCGAGGTGATGCGGCTGCTGTCCCGGTTCCACGGGCGCGGGCAGAGCATCGTCCTCGTCACCCACGACGCCCGCCTCGCGAGCGCCGCCGACCGCGTGATCAGCTTCTTCGACGGCCGCATAGCCGACGACGCCGCACTGGCCGGCACGACGTCCCGCAGGCCCGGGATCTCCGGCGTGCTGGAACTGAAGGACTGA
- the pgi gene encoding glucose-6-phosphate isomerase, with product MNADTRTRLNQTPEWTALAKHREELAGTSLRDLFAADPERGTGYTLQVGDLYVDYSKHLVNDETLRLLRELAAATDVFGLRDAMFRGEKINTTEDRAVLHTALRAPRDAVIEVDGENVVPAVHAVLDRMSGFADRVRSGEWTGHTGKRIKNVVNVGIGGSDLGPAMAYEVLRGFTDRDLTVRFVSNVDGADLHEATRDLDPEETLFIIASKTFTTIETITNATSARTWLLDALDGGTSHSSEFESGGESAVAKHFVALSTNAEKVAEFGIDTANMFEFWDWVGGRYSFDSAIGLSLMIAIGPDRFREMLDGFHTVDEHFRTAPAEANVPLMLGLLGIWYGNFHDAQSHAVLPYSHYLSRFTAYLQQLDMESNGKHVARDGKEVDWQTGPVVWGTPGTNGQHAYYQLIHQGTKLIPADFIGFAEPVAELSGELKAQHDLLMANFFAQTQALAFGKTAEEVRAEGVPEELVPHKAFQGDRPTTTILARELTPSVLGQLIALYEHKVFVQGAVWNIDSFDQWGVELGKVLAKRIEPALTEGADVPGLDASTKSLVAKYRQLRGRG from the coding sequence ATGAACGCAGACACCCGTACCAGGCTCAACCAGACGCCCGAGTGGACCGCGCTCGCCAAGCACCGCGAGGAACTGGCCGGCACGAGCCTGCGGGACCTGTTCGCCGCCGATCCGGAGCGCGGCACCGGGTACACCCTCCAGGTCGGTGACCTGTACGTCGACTACTCGAAGCACCTGGTCAACGACGAGACGCTGCGGCTGCTGCGCGAGCTGGCCGCCGCCACCGACGTCTTCGGCCTCAGGGACGCCATGTTCCGCGGCGAGAAGATCAACACGACCGAGGACCGGGCCGTGCTGCACACCGCCCTGCGCGCCCCGCGCGACGCGGTGATCGAGGTCGACGGGGAGAACGTCGTCCCGGCCGTGCACGCCGTGCTCGACAGGATGAGCGGCTTCGCCGACCGCGTCCGCTCGGGTGAGTGGACGGGACACACCGGCAAGCGCATCAAGAACGTCGTCAACGTCGGCATCGGCGGCTCCGACCTGGGCCCCGCGATGGCCTACGAGGTGCTGCGCGGCTTCACCGACCGCGACCTCACCGTCCGCTTCGTCTCCAACGTGGACGGCGCCGACCTGCACGAGGCGACCCGGGACCTGGACCCCGAGGAGACGCTGTTCATCATCGCCTCCAAGACGTTCACCACCATCGAGACGATCACCAACGCCACCTCCGCGCGCACCTGGCTGCTGGACGCGCTGGATGGGGGCACCTCCCACTCGAGTGAATTCGAGAGTGGGGGAGAGTCCGCCGTCGCGAAGCACTTCGTGGCGCTGTCGACCAACGCCGAGAAGGTCGCCGAGTTCGGCATCGACACGGCCAACATGTTCGAGTTCTGGGACTGGGTCGGCGGCCGCTACTCCTTCGACTCCGCGATCGGCCTGTCCCTGATGATCGCCATCGGGCCGGACCGCTTCCGCGAGATGCTGGACGGCTTCCACACCGTCGACGAGCACTTCCGCACCGCGCCCGCCGAGGCCAACGTCCCGCTGATGCTGGGCCTGTTGGGCATCTGGTACGGCAACTTCCACGATGCCCAGTCGCACGCGGTGCTGCCGTACAGCCACTACCTGTCGAGGTTCACCGCCTACCTCCAGCAGCTGGACATGGAGTCCAACGGCAAGCACGTGGCGCGGGACGGCAAGGAGGTCGACTGGCAGACCGGCCCGGTCGTCTGGGGGACCCCGGGCACCAACGGCCAGCACGCCTACTACCAGCTCATCCACCAGGGCACCAAGCTGATCCCCGCCGACTTCATCGGCTTCGCCGAGCCGGTCGCCGAGCTGAGCGGCGAACTCAAGGCCCAGCACGACCTGTTGATGGCCAACTTCTTCGCCCAGACCCAGGCCCTGGCCTTCGGCAAGACCGCCGAGGAGGTCCGCGCGGAGGGCGTGCCGGAGGAACTGGTCCCGCACAAGGCCTTCCAGGGCGACCGCCCGACGACCACGATCCTCGCGCGCGAGCTGACCCCGTCCGTGCTCGGCCAGCTCATCGCCCTCTACGAGCACAAGGTGTTCGTCCAGGGCGCCGTCTGGAACATCGACTCCTTCGACCAGTGGGGCGTGGAGCTCGGCAAGGTCCTCGCCAAGCGCATCGAGCCCGCCCTCACCGAAGGCGCCGACGTCCCCGGCCTGGACGCCTCCACGAAGAGCCTCGTCGCCAAGTACCGGCAACTGCGCGGCCGCGGCTGA
- a CDS encoding glycoside hydrolase family 13 protein — translation MNRHHWWRDAVIYQVYVRSFLDSTGDGVGDLAGVRAGLPYLKKLGVDGIWLSPFFPSPQHDHGYDVADYRDVDPLFGDLAGFDLLMTDAHRLGIKVLLDIVPNHCSSEHPAFREALAAAPGSPARARFHFAEGRGPDGTRPPNNWHAMFGGPAWTRVTEADGRPGQWYLHMFTPEQPDWNWREPGTAAEFDQVLRFWLDRGVDGFRIDVAAGLYKHPGLPDADDPEADARTRDSVNPLAWNQPEVHDVWRHWRAVCEEYTARDGHERLLVGEVSVPSAREHARYVRPDELHQAFFFDLLRTPWDADAFRKVVSEAVQDIAGTGSTVTWVLNNHDQVRTVTRYGEPAPTGSGLGAARARAAALLMLALPGSAYIYQGEELGLPEVVDLPDDVLTDPIFHRTGSRTHVRDGCRVPLPWSGQASPFGFTDGTGGAEPWLPQPEWFAEYATERALADTRSSWHLYRDALQLRASLPQLGEGTLRWLDTEPDVLAFVRGDGLVCAVNFGTAPAAAPAPGTPLLASGPCPAGELPGSTAAWWLAGL, via the coding sequence TTGAACAGGCACCACTGGTGGCGCGACGCGGTCATCTACCAGGTGTACGTCCGCAGCTTCCTGGACAGCACCGGTGACGGCGTCGGCGATCTGGCCGGAGTCCGGGCCGGACTGCCGTACCTGAAGAAGCTCGGCGTCGACGGGATCTGGCTGAGCCCCTTCTTCCCCTCGCCCCAGCACGACCACGGCTACGACGTGGCCGACTACCGCGACGTCGACCCGCTCTTCGGCGACCTCGCCGGATTCGACCTGCTGATGACGGACGCCCACCGGCTCGGCATCAAGGTGCTGCTGGACATCGTCCCCAACCACTGCTCCAGCGAACACCCCGCGTTCCGCGAGGCACTCGCCGCCGCGCCCGGCAGCCCGGCCCGCGCCCGCTTCCACTTCGCCGAGGGCCGCGGCCCGGACGGCACGCGGCCGCCCAACAACTGGCACGCCATGTTCGGCGGCCCCGCCTGGACCCGGGTCACCGAGGCGGACGGCCGCCCCGGTCAGTGGTACCTGCACATGTTCACGCCCGAACAGCCGGACTGGAACTGGCGCGAGCCCGGGACGGCCGCAGAGTTCGACCAGGTCCTGCGCTTCTGGCTGGACCGGGGCGTCGACGGCTTCCGCATCGACGTCGCCGCCGGACTCTACAAGCACCCCGGACTGCCCGACGCCGACGACCCGGAGGCCGACGCCCGCACTCGCGACTCGGTCAACCCGCTCGCCTGGAACCAGCCCGAGGTGCACGACGTGTGGCGGCACTGGCGCGCGGTGTGCGAGGAGTACACCGCCCGCGACGGCCACGAACGGCTGCTGGTCGGCGAGGTGTCGGTGCCCAGCGCCCGCGAACACGCTCGGTACGTCCGCCCCGACGAACTCCACCAGGCGTTCTTCTTCGACCTGCTCCGCACCCCCTGGGACGCCGACGCCTTCCGCAAGGTCGTCTCCGAGGCCGTGCAGGACATCGCCGGCACCGGCTCCACGGTCACCTGGGTCCTCAACAACCACGACCAGGTCCGCACCGTCACCCGCTACGGCGAACCCGCCCCCACCGGCAGCGGCCTCGGCGCCGCCCGTGCCCGCGCCGCCGCGCTGCTGATGCTGGCGCTGCCCGGATCGGCGTACATCTACCAGGGCGAGGAACTGGGCCTGCCCGAGGTCGTCGACCTGCCCGACGACGTCCTCACCGACCCCATCTTCCACCGCACCGGAAGCCGCACCCACGTCCGCGACGGCTGCCGCGTACCGCTGCCCTGGTCGGGGCAGGCCTCCCCGTTCGGCTTCACCGACGGGACCGGGGGCGCCGAGCCGTGGCTGCCGCAGCCCGAGTGGTTCGCCGAGTACGCCACCGAGCGCGCCCTCGCCGACACCCGCTCCTCCTGGCACCTGTACCGCGACGCCCTCCAACTGCGCGCCTCCCTGCCCCAGCTGGGCGAGGGCACGCTGCGCTGGCTGGACACCGAGCCGGACGTTCTCGCCTTCGTCCGCGGCGACGGCCTGGTCTGCGCCGTCAACTTCGGTACGGCACCCGCCGCCGCCCCCGCCCCCGGCACCCCCCTGCTCGCCAGCGGCCCCTGCCCCGCCGGGGAGCTGCCCGGCTCGACGGCCGCCTGGTGGCTCGCCGGCCTCTGA